From Xiphophorus couchianus chromosome 23, X_couchianus-1.0, whole genome shotgun sequence, one genomic window encodes:
- the arr3b gene encoding arrestin 3b, retinal (X-arrestin) isoform X1 yields MSKVYKKTSGNGTIILYLGKRDFVDHVDSVDVVDGIIKVDPSGLNGRKVFVYLACAFRYGSDDLDVIGLSFRRDIWLKKVQVYPAADGNPTNTPMQESLLKKVGEQGYPFTFQMPTNLPCSVSLHPGPNDKGKFLSQACGVDFEVKAYIAKEASNPDEVIDKKDTCRLMIRKIQFAPTNKAGPKVELSKQFMMSDKPIHMEGSLEKEIYYHGDPITVIVKINNETSKTIKKIKVSVDQLTSVVLYSSDTYIKDVCSEEFAENIAANSTFEKSYQVTPLLSNNREKRGLAVDGKLKDEDTNLASTTLSQGEKEMQGIIVHYKVKVTVTATGGGLLGGLTGSDVVVELPLTLMSPKPAEITDVAVDAVEA; encoded by the exons atgGGATCATTAAGGTGGACCCCTCTGGtttaaatggaagaaaag TGTTTGTCTACCTCGCCTGTGCCTTCCGCTATGGAAGTGATGACCTGGATGTTATTGGACTCTCCTTCAGGAGAGACATCTGGTTAAAGAAGGTCCAGGTGTATCCGGCTGCCGATGGAAACCCGACTAACACGCCAATGCAGGAATCCCTCCTGAAAAAAGTTGGAGAGCAAGGATATCCTTTCACTTTCCAG ATGCCAACAAATCTCCCATGCTCAGTCTCTTTACATCCAGGGCCGAATGATAAGGGCAAG TTTCTGTCCCAGGCCTGTGGAGTGGATTTTGAGGTCAAAGCATATATTGCCAAAGAAGCTAGCAATCCAGATGAAGTCATTGACAAAAA GGATACCTGCCGCTTGATGATTCGCAAAATACAGTTTGCACCGACGAACAAAGCCGGACCGAAGGTCGAGCTCTCCAAACAGTTTATGATGAGCGACAAACCAATTCACATGGAGGGATCTCTTGAAAAAGAG ATTTACTACCATGGAGACCCGATCACTGTCATTGTGAAAATCAACAACGAAACCTCAAAGACTATCAAAAAAATCAAAGTCTCAG tggaTCAGCTAACAAGTGTTGTCCTCTACTCATCTGACACCTACATCAAGGATGTCTGCTCCGAGGAGTTTGC AGAGAATATAGCTGCAAACTCTACATTTGAGAAGTCCTATCAAGTTACCCCCCTGCTGTCGAACAATAGGGAAAAACGAGGGCTTGCCGTCGATGGGAAGCTGAAAGATGAGGACACCAACCTTGCATCCACAACGCT GAGCCAAGGAGAGAAGGAGATGCAGGGAATCATTGTCCACTACAAAGTCAAAGTTACTGTAACGGCGACTGGTGGAGG TTTGCTAGGTGGCCTGACGGGAAG TGATGTTGTTGTGGAGCTTCCTTTAACTCTGATGTCCCCAAAACCTGCCG AAAT AACGGATGTCGCAGTTGATGCCGTGGAAgcataa
- the arr3b gene encoding arrestin 3b, retinal (X-arrestin) isoform X2, translating to MSKVYKKTSGNGTIILYLGKRDFVDHVDSVDVVDGIIKVDPSGLNGRKVFVYLACAFRYGSDDLDVIGLSFRRDIWLKKVQVYPAADGNPTNTPMQESLLKKVGEQGYPFTFQMPTNLPCSVSLHPGPNDKGKACGVDFEVKAYIAKEASNPDEVIDKKDTCRLMIRKIQFAPTNKAGPKVELSKQFMMSDKPIHMEGSLEKEIYYHGDPITVIVKINNETSKTIKKIKVSVDQLTSVVLYSSDTYIKDVCSEEFAENIAANSTFEKSYQVTPLLSNNREKRGLAVDGKLKDEDTNLASTTLSQGEKEMQGIIVHYKVKVTVTATGGGLLGGLTGSDVVVELPLTLMSPKPAEITDVAVDAVEA from the exons atgGGATCATTAAGGTGGACCCCTCTGGtttaaatggaagaaaag TGTTTGTCTACCTCGCCTGTGCCTTCCGCTATGGAAGTGATGACCTGGATGTTATTGGACTCTCCTTCAGGAGAGACATCTGGTTAAAGAAGGTCCAGGTGTATCCGGCTGCCGATGGAAACCCGACTAACACGCCAATGCAGGAATCCCTCCTGAAAAAAGTTGGAGAGCAAGGATATCCTTTCACTTTCCAG ATGCCAACAAATCTCCCATGCTCAGTCTCTTTACATCCAGGGCCGAATGATAAGGGCAAG GCCTGTGGAGTGGATTTTGAGGTCAAAGCATATATTGCCAAAGAAGCTAGCAATCCAGATGAAGTCATTGACAAAAA GGATACCTGCCGCTTGATGATTCGCAAAATACAGTTTGCACCGACGAACAAAGCCGGACCGAAGGTCGAGCTCTCCAAACAGTTTATGATGAGCGACAAACCAATTCACATGGAGGGATCTCTTGAAAAAGAG ATTTACTACCATGGAGACCCGATCACTGTCATTGTGAAAATCAACAACGAAACCTCAAAGACTATCAAAAAAATCAAAGTCTCAG tggaTCAGCTAACAAGTGTTGTCCTCTACTCATCTGACACCTACATCAAGGATGTCTGCTCCGAGGAGTTTGC AGAGAATATAGCTGCAAACTCTACATTTGAGAAGTCCTATCAAGTTACCCCCCTGCTGTCGAACAATAGGGAAAAACGAGGGCTTGCCGTCGATGGGAAGCTGAAAGATGAGGACACCAACCTTGCATCCACAACGCT GAGCCAAGGAGAGAAGGAGATGCAGGGAATCATTGTCCACTACAAAGTCAAAGTTACTGTAACGGCGACTGGTGGAGG TTTGCTAGGTGGCCTGACGGGAAG TGATGTTGTTGTGGAGCTTCCTTTAACTCTGATGTCCCCAAAACCTGCCG AAAT AACGGATGTCGCAGTTGATGCCGTGGAAgcataa